GCGCACATGACGGTGCTGGAAAACGTCATCGAGGCGCCGATGCATGCGCTGGGCCTGAGTCGCGACGAGGCGCAGGCCCGGGCGCGCAAGTACCTGGCCAAGGTCGGCCTGCCGGCGAGCATGGAAGCCAAATACCCGTCGCACCTGTCCGGTGGCCAGCAACAGCGCGTGGCGATTGCCCGGGCCTTGGCGATGGAGCCGGAGGTGATGCTGTTCGACGAGCCGACCTCGGCGCTGGACCCGGAGCTGGTGGGCGAGGTGCTGAAGGTGATGCAGGCGCTGGCCGAAGAGGGGCGGACCATGGTGGTGGTGACGCACGAAATGGCCTTTGCCCGCGAGGTGTCCAACCACGTGATTTTCCTGCACCAGGGCAAGATCGAAGAAGAGGGCAACCCGGAGCAGCTGTTCAAGCACACCAAAAGCGAGCGGCTCAAGCAGTTCCTGGCTGGCAACTTGAAATAGCCCGATGGGTGACTTGGTAAAGCCTGCTTCCGTTGGCTATCACGGGGGCAGGTTCAAACAGTGATGAGGTTCCAATGATGTTCTGGTTGCGTAATGTCCGCCCTTACGGCGGCGAAAATGTAGACCTGCAAATTGTCGACGGTCGCATCGGTGAACGTCGGCCAGCCAGTGGCAGTCCAGTGGTCGGCCTTGATCTCGATGGGCAAGGTCAAATACTCGTGCCGTCGCTGGTGGAAAGCCATATCCACCTGGACAAGACCCTGTGGGGCCAACCCTGGCGCCCGCACAGCGCAGGCCCGAACCTCAAGGCGCGCATCGCCAATGAGCGGCAAATCCTGCGCGAGCTCAAGTCCCCCATCGCCGAGCGCGCGGGTGCCTTGCTGGAGCAGTGCATCGCACGCGGCTCGCTGCTGCTGCGCTGCCATGTGGATGCCGATCCCGAATTGGGCATCGAACATGTGCAAGCCATGCTGGAACTGCGGCAACACTACGCCGATCTGGTGGACATCGAGTTCGTCACCTTCCCGCAAGTGGGCCTGGTCAACCGCCCCGGTGTTGAAGACTTGATGCGCGAAGCCCTGGCGCTTGGAGTCGAGGTGGTCGGCGGGCTGGACCCTTGCGGCATCGACAACGATCCCATCGCGCACCTGACGACCCTGTTCGAACTGGCCAGCCAGTTTGATCGCGGCATAGACATCCACCTGCATGACGGTGGCGAACTGGGGCTTTGGCAGATCGCGCGCATCGTTGATTTCACCGAGCGCTATCAGCGCCAGGGGCGAGTGATGATCAGCCATGCCTTTTGCCTGGGCATGAAGGACTGGTCTCAAGTACAGCCGCTGGCTGAACGGCTGGCGGCCAATCGGATTTCCCTGATGACCACGGCGCCGTCGGACATCGCCTATCCGCCGTTTAACGAATTGCGCTCGGCAGGCGTCAATGTGTGCCTGGGTTCCGATGGCATTCGCGACGCCTGGACCCCCATGGGCAATGGCGACATGCTCGAACGCGCGATGCTGCTGGCGTTGCGCTGCGGCATGCGGACCGACCCGGAAATCTGCGCCGCCTTCGACGCCGCTTCCACCAATGGGGCGCGGGCACTGGGGCGCAGTGATCACGGCCTGGCAACCGGGCAAACCGCCAACCTGTTGTTGCTGCCGACAGAGACGCTCAGTGAAGCCGTTGTGTCCCGACCGCTGGCGCGCACGGTGATCAGCCGCGGCAATGTCGTTGCGAAAAACGGCAGCCTGCTGCA
This genomic interval from Pseudomonas putida contains the following:
- a CDS encoding ABC transporter ATP-binding protein; translated protein: MYKLTVDDLYKNYGNHEVLKGVSIKAKAGDVISIIGSSGSGKSTFLRCINFLEQPCAGRITVNAEEIRTEKDKNGGLRVANQKQLQSMRTKLSMVFQHFNLWAHMTVLENVIEAPMHALGLSRDEAQARARKYLAKVGLPASMEAKYPSHLSGGQQQRVAIARALAMEPEVMLFDEPTSALDPELVGEVLKVMQALAEEGRTMVVVTHEMAFAREVSNHVIFLHQGKIEEEGNPEQLFKHTKSERLKQFLAGNLK
- a CDS encoding amidohydrolase family protein; this translates as MFWLRNVRPYGGENVDLQIVDGRIGERRPASGSPVVGLDLDGQGQILVPSLVESHIHLDKTLWGQPWRPHSAGPNLKARIANERQILRELKSPIAERAGALLEQCIARGSLLLRCHVDADPELGIEHVQAMLELRQHYADLVDIEFVTFPQVGLVNRPGVEDLMREALALGVEVVGGLDPCGIDNDPIAHLTTLFELASQFDRGIDIHLHDGGELGLWQIARIVDFTERYQRQGRVMISHAFCLGMKDWSQVQPLAERLAANRISLMTTAPSDIAYPPFNELRSAGVNVCLGSDGIRDAWTPMGNGDMLERAMLLALRCGMRTDPEICAAFDAASTNGARALGRSDHGLATGQTANLLLLPTETLSEAVVSRPLARTVISRGNVVAKNGSLLHSRL